In the genome of Leptospira sanjuanensis, one region contains:
- a CDS encoding Lcl C-terminal domain-containing protein, producing MWNAVFIWGIISFLYAMTLSLSAAPFVDNNDGTITDIGKGLIWQKCTNNLSGTSCGTGGTNQLNWANALTYCNGLSLAGKTWRLPSVTELRSILDHSVGVSPLINGTYFPATPTQYFWTSTTYKLSTTNAWAINFQSGFTSGSASKATTYYVRCVTSAP from the coding sequence ATGTGGAATGCAGTTTTTATTTGGGGAATCATCTCCTTCCTGTATGCCATGACACTTTCCTTGTCGGCTGCTCCCTTTGTGGATAACAACGACGGAACGATCACGGACATCGGGAAGGGTCTCATTTGGCAGAAATGTACAAACAACTTATCCGGAACCTCCTGCGGAACGGGAGGGACGAATCAATTAAACTGGGCTAACGCGCTCACATACTGCAACGGCCTCTCATTAGCAGGGAAGACCTGGCGGCTTCCATCGGTGACCGAATTGAGAAGTATCTTGGATCATTCTGTCGGAGTTTCTCCGTTGATCAATGGAACGTATTTCCCCGCAACGCCAACGCAGTATTTTTGGACTTCGACCACATATAAGCTGAGTACCACAAACGCTTGGGCGATCAACTTTCAATCCGGATTCACCTCCGGTAGCGCTTCCAAAGCAACCACCTACTATGTTCGGTGTGTGACCTCCGCACCATAA